The Zootoca vivipara chromosome 4, rZooViv1.1, whole genome shotgun sequence genome has a segment encoding these proteins:
- the C4H21orf140 gene encoding uncharacterized protein C21orf140 homolog codes for MFRIVNPLLKHIIHRTSLDASTRKQCLQYLKTLRALQLTGYNTIFLGETDLSESLITGGKVPHEDDFNWPVWTVVHASNNQGWVPWRYRVFLRDDLPLDKPEDVFQELCDFLSITYGKCAIVVKEKRQPRVKIDESTQEVEISEPQFTPLPFFSSIKCCPEVAKATGHELLPVPFPYNHLHPMDAAWSSLKWFIINNRKEFSLMTLEKTYSYQCILFSDLLGKGIEKMSPNKWKIAVNKVRRWENYYLDKFS; via the coding sequence ATGTTTCGCATTGTAAACccacttttaaagcacatcatCCACCGGACTTCTCTCGATGCTAGTACAAGGAAACAGTGCCTGCAATATTTAAAAACCCTAAGAGCATTGCAACTTACAGGCTACAACACCATCTTCTTAGGAGAAACTGATCTTTCAGAAAGTCTAATAACAGGGGGAAAGGTTCCTCACGAAGATGACTTCAACTGGCCTGTATGGACAGTCGTGCATGCCAGCAACAATCAAGGGTGGGTACCATGGAGATACAGAGTGTTTCTAAGGGATGACTTGCCCCTAGACAAGCCAGAAGATGTCTTTCAGGAACTCTGTGACTTCCTGTCGATAACCTATGGGAAGTGTGCCATTGTGGTCAAAGAAAAAAGACAGCCGAGAGTGAAAATTGATGAGTCCACTCAGGAGGTGGAGATAAGCGAACCCCAGTTTACACCTCTCCCTTTTTTCTCAAGCATCAAGTGTTGTCCTGAGGTCGCCAAGGCCACAGGCCACGAACTTCTCCCAGTGCCTTTCCCCTACAACCACCTCCACCCTATGGACGCGGCCTGGTCCTCTTTGAAATGGTTTATTATCAATAACAGAAAGGAGTTCTCCCTGATGACTTTGGAGAAGACCTATTCATACCAGTGCATCCTCTTCAGTGATCTGCTCGGGAAAGGAATTGAGAAGATGAGCCCAAACAAGTGGAAGATAGCAGTAAACAAAGTGCGCAGATGGGAAAACTACTACTTGGATAAGTTTTCTTAA